AGATAAGAAGACAACAAAGGAAGAAGAAAACAACTTTGAAACAGACCCAATCGatgaaatggaaaaaaatcagAGCAATGAAAATGCCCTAAGACATAACAAAAGagaaagaagaaaaaaaaaacaaacaacacataataattttattaaaccTCTCAATAATAAGCTAACCAATTtggataatataaatcaaaatgatCATGAAAcattgaaaaaaacaaaatgtaatacaaataaaaaaaataatgacaacatgaacataaattatatactggataataataaaaaatttgtaaatattaaaagtaataaagaaaaaaaagatgatgTTATAAAACTGccaaaaattaatttaaattctCATAATAAGTTTTTGTCAagtgaagaagaaaatgaaaaaaaaacaaaattataaacaataaggtaatttttttttttttttcgttaaattatgttataattaaaaaaaaaattttccaaaataattcatgtatttttttcaattaaaaatgtgtttatgttattttgtatatttaagtgatgcttaataaaaatgcttaggatatccattttttcttcgtctataaacatttaaaaaaaatatataaaataaatcgatttttaagaattaaatgttgaaataaaaatgtgggcttaaaaaattacacCTTGAACATATCACGAATgtaatttatatctttGATATTTGTTTGcatatttgataaaaatgaatattaagacttaatatattaaaaattattcgtGTTTTtacacataaaaatatattatatataatcgGAGAATTGGATATTACAAACAAgtcacaatttttaaatagaaTGAATGTGTCATATGCCCACACAGACAATTGCATTTATAATAAcgaaatattatttcatttgataaaacaaaatgatgaacaaatttattatattttagaaaaaaataaaaatttaattaactCGAAAGATGAAAATGGTTAAAAAGGCATGCAAACATGTGTGCACATGACAAAATAGAATATcccttttatataaatatacagtAACAACTGTGTAACCAAATAATTACatcctttattatttttctcttatcatttatttttacttttcaGGGAATACTCTACTTCATTGGGCGGTCTTTCTGAACAACGTTTATTTGGTCTACTACTTATTAGAAAACagtaaaataaacaaacaTATAAGCCTATACATAGTTATACTCCACAATGATACATGAAATATTGTCATAACCAAAGTAAAGAAACATGTAATTCGGCATGCACTTGTGTTATTACGCAAGCtggttaatatattttactattatatatttttttttcctttctTTTGAAAAGACGCGGATCCGAATATAAAATCGAACAATGATCAGACGCCAATTTTTTGGGCAGTTAGCTcaaataacatttttatgatttatttgttgaaaaaatataaatgtaatttatatgaagtAGATAATATGGGATACAACTGCTTAACGATAAGTATCCAGTATAATTATCTATTACcctttttgtatttaataaatttagaaTTACCAATAACATATAAAGATTTTAACAGTTGTTCTATTATTGATTGGGCTtcctataataataacatattttttcttcgtcttttttcaatttttgtaaataatttatactCGATCAATTTTGATAAACCCGCTTCTACACTACATAAAGCAATCATTGGAAATGCCTTCGAATCAGTTGTTTATTTAATCATAAACCGacatcaaaatatttatgacaTATCAACGGATGACaaagtaataaattattaatacacattcatatatatttactattttgAACTAAATCAAATTcgttagaaaaaaaaaagcgaaaatatatgtacatgcaTATTCTGTATATCCCTATATATGTTCAtgctttttattaattttaagaaaaacATCATTGAATTTATTGAAGAATACAAGGACAAAATAGATCCAAGAATCTATAAATTTCTTAAGTCTAAACAAATAGGAGAATTGTGCAAACAAAACAGAAGAACAAATTTTGATGCCTTATATGAGCATAATGGATATATAGGCCCCTACataattagaaaaaataaaaatgtacgtcattcaatttttattttatatatctcAGTTTGtgcgtatatatatattttataaccATATTGTTGTGCATACGTATCCATTTCCTATTTCTCTTTTTATCAGCTATCAATTATACAGAACATCCTGTTAAAATACAGCCAAAATAAAGCTCTCATTATATATCCTCTTCTCGTAGTTTTGGCATATATCTATCTCAATATtgtttactatttttacgTAATAATGAAAACGTAATAATTGTGTGTGcacaaaattaatgaatGCCTTTTGCAGGACATGAAAAGAGATAATAACCATgtgtattaaataataaataaatttatataaaaaaaaattaatggctagttgtacatattttttttacacattGCAGGCACGAGTGCACACGAacgataaaaatttatttttagattTACTTCATCccttattatttgtaatttattattttgtcgTTTCAAGTAAT
This region of Plasmodium chabaudi chabaudi strain AS genome assembly, chromosome: 13 genomic DNA includes:
- a CDS encoding palmitoyltransferase DHHC5, putative: MNVSYAHTDNCIYNNEILFHLIKQNDEQIYYILEKNKNLINSKDENGNTLLHWAVFLNNVYLVYYLLENNADPNIKSNNDQTPIFWAVSSNNIFMIYLLKKYKCNLYEVDNMGYNCLTISIQYNYLLPFLYLINLELPITYKDFNSCSIIDWASYNNNIFFLRLFSIFVNNLYSINFDKPASTLHKAIIGNAFESVVYLIINRHQNIYDISTDDKKNIIEFIEEYKDKIDPRIYKFLKSKQIGELCKQNRRTNFDALYEHNGYIGPYIIRKNKNLSIIQNILLKYSQNKALIIYPLLVVLAYIYLNIVYYFYARVHTNDKNLFLDLLHPLLFVIYYFVVSSNPGYLDDSKLGIIDQNNGNSSKEKEVKQKNFKDRHNKMSIEQESKPKQNLTFQYIIKNIEEEIKAYEKKYKLNEFSKGIKSKNIFELKNDLNIKWEISKFEISAFNINMLCPTCFLFKNPRTKHCALCDKCIDIFDHHCIFTLNCMGIDNARIFLSWILSNILFSLYNLYFYLLFIIKIKFNYHNIYFYICLSVLIISLLFIYFMGSVFLRSVFNILENITLNEKIKLYSSKKFFTYELKIGENNEPVVVRKFKNPFDSGVYKNVLNFLTKSKDKLTQNQKKFIEIDENIKSDKVRQFVEGLNKKLSQFYAKQN